In one window of Candidatus Methylomirabilota bacterium DNA:
- a CDS encoding ABC transporter permease has product MAIERTIVAERTFDGFDGLAREGPSGLERAWRKLVRRPPALFGLFCVMTVVIWAATPGLFAPLDPLDQNLDRYLKPPGHVDAQGRTYWLGTDQQGRDILSRIIWGSRISLVVGIATVLVSGLIGVTLGLMAGFFGGKLDAVISRVVDTALAIPFILLAMSLIAILGASLQNIVVAIALRTWIVYTRVVRGEVLALKEHEFITGARAMGCRTLRILVVYLLPNVLSSAIVVATLYLGRMIIIEASLSFLGVGVPPPTPTWGGMLSDGRAFLDTAWWIAFFPGVVLMLTVLGVNLLGDWLRDVLDPRMKRLAE; this is encoded by the coding sequence ATGGCCATCGAGAGAACGATCGTCGCCGAGCGCACGTTTGATGGGTTCGACGGGCTGGCGCGGGAGGGCCCGTCGGGCCTGGAGCGGGCCTGGCGCAAGCTCGTGCGCCGGCCGCCCGCGCTCTTCGGCCTGTTCTGCGTGATGACGGTGGTCATCTGGGCCGCCACGCCCGGTCTCTTTGCCCCGCTCGATCCGCTGGACCAGAACCTGGACCGCTACCTGAAGCCCCCGGGTCACGTGGATGCCCAGGGCCGGACCTACTGGCTGGGTACGGACCAGCAGGGGCGCGACATCCTGAGCCGCATCATCTGGGGGTCGCGCATCTCGCTCGTCGTGGGCATCGCCACCGTCCTGGTGAGCGGTCTCATCGGCGTGACGCTCGGGCTCATGGCGGGCTTCTTCGGCGGCAAGCTGGACGCGGTCATCAGCCGGGTCGTGGACACCGCCCTGGCCATCCCCTTCATCCTGCTCGCCATGTCCCTCATCGCGATCCTCGGGGCCAGCCTGCAGAACATCGTCGTCGCCATCGCGCTCAGGACGTGGATCGTCTACACCCGAGTGGTGCGGGGGGAGGTGCTCGCCCTCAAGGAGCACGAGTTCATCACGGGGGCCCGGGCCATGGGGTGCCGCACGCTACGGATCCTGGTGGTCTATCTGCTCCCCAACGTGCTCTCCTCCGCCATCGTCGTCGCCACCCTCTACCTGGGCCGGATGATCATCATCGAGGCCTCGCTCTCCTTCCTCGGCGTGGGCGTGCCACCCCCGACGCCCACCTGGGGCGGGATGCTGTCCGACGGCCGCGCCTTCCTCGACACCGCCTGGTGGATCGCCTTCTTCCCGGGCGTCGTGCTCATGCTCACGGTCCTCGGTGTGAACCTCCTGGGAGACTGGCTGCGCGACGTCCTCGACCCCCGGATGAAGCGCCTCGCCGAGTAG